In Atribacterota bacterium, the following proteins share a genomic window:
- a CDS encoding FAD-dependent oxidoreductase translates to MNEIHAPYLIVGFSVAGRWGARAIQEKNAFTPIVAVSEEQGWYSRPLITYALGGNNPSIEHSTWSLDATSLNILEGDRVEHFDSENRVAFLRSGKRVFFEKALLAPGGVPIVPPLEGIAESGVFTFTGRRDLERMLQFLETVKPRRILILGGGFIGLKTCEAFMRRGLEITLVELSSRLLPLMLDDDGSRYVENALVQAGVQVILGETVTAFEGNGEKLVRATLREGGYTPVDCAVVAVGVRPNVEWLRDSGIEIQKGILVDEFQETSKRSIFAAGDVAETRHLLTGERGVVAIWPEAVRQGKVAGANMAGGRVTYPGSLPLNALDLGGMALVSVGLVNPPGNGDYEALVRKEKNEYMKVILKDERIVGLVMLGKIEKSGLYIRLLRERIPVTSFRERLLDPKFSLVSLPREFRKSWIEGVGLEV, encoded by the coding sequence ATGAATGAGATCCATGCACCATATCTTATCGTTGGTTTTTCGGTCGCAGGCCGCTGGGGAGCACGAGCCATCCAGGAAAAAAATGCTTTTACCCCCATCGTGGCTGTGAGTGAAGAACAGGGTTGGTACTCTCGGCCGTTGATTACCTATGCCTTAGGGGGAAATAATCCGAGTATTGAGCATTCCACGTGGTCACTTGATGCGACTTCGCTCAATATTCTTGAGGGAGACCGGGTGGAACATTTTGACTCTGAAAACCGGGTGGCATTTTTACGTTCAGGGAAACGGGTGTTTTTTGAAAAAGCGTTGCTCGCTCCAGGGGGTGTGCCCATTGTGCCTCCGCTTGAAGGTATCGCGGAATCCGGAGTTTTTACCTTTACTGGCAGAAGAGACTTAGAAAGAATGCTCCAGTTCTTAGAAACGGTCAAACCCAGACGGATCCTCATTTTGGGGGGAGGTTTTATCGGTCTTAAAACCTGTGAAGCCTTCATGCGTCGGGGTTTGGAAATTACCCTGGTAGAGCTCTCCTCGCGATTGCTTCCTCTCATGCTCGATGATGATGGATCGAGGTATGTGGAGAACGCCCTGGTTCAAGCTGGGGTGCAGGTAATACTTGGTGAAACGGTAACAGCGTTTGAAGGGAATGGGGAGAAGCTTGTCCGAGCCACCCTGAGAGAGGGAGGGTATACTCCGGTTGACTGTGCTGTGGTGGCCGTGGGAGTCAGACCGAACGTGGAGTGGTTGCGGGATTCAGGAATCGAAATTCAGAAGGGGATTCTCGTTGACGAGTTCCAGGAGACGTCGAAAAGGAGCATTTTCGCGGCGGGGGATGTTGCAGAAACCCGGCACCTTTTGACTGGAGAACGTGGTGTGGTGGCGATATGGCCGGAAGCGGTCCGGCAGGGAAAAGTTGCCGGTGCGAACATGGCTGGTGGACGAGTGACGTACCCGGGGAGCCTACCCTTGAATGCGCTTGATCTGGGAGGCATGGCTCTGGTTTCTGTGGGTTTGGTGAATCCTCCAGGTAATGGGGATTATGAAGCCCTGGTGCGCAAGGAAAAAAACGAGTACATGAAGGTGATTTTAAAAGACGAGCGGATTGTGGGTCTTGTGATGCTTGGAAAAATTGAGAAGAGCGGTCTCTATATCCGGTTGCTCCGGGAGCGCATACCGGTTACCAGTTTCAGGGAACGGCTGCTCGACCCCAAATTTAGCTTGGTGAGTTTACCCAGAGAATTTCGCAAAAGTTGGATAGAAGGAGTCGGGTTGGAAGTATGA